One region of Oryza sativa Japonica Group chromosome 5, ASM3414082v1 genomic DNA includes:
- the LOC4338771 gene encoding cysteine proteinase inhibitor 3 isoform 1 precursor (isoform 1 precursor is encoded by transcript variant 1), translating into MLRRRGFCCCSGAPAAAAAALLLLAVAAAAPRAAGFHLGGDESVLVRGMLAAIRREQAEAEDAARFAVAEYNKNQGAELEFARIVKAKRQVVTGTLHDLMLEVVDSGKKSLYSAKVWVKPWLDFKAVVEFRHVGDSQSQSATAADDNAGQVVFPDTADPTVASRNDLHNTENNKVSVVLSTFSQTYSV; encoded by the exons AtgcttcgccgccgcggcttctgctgctgctccggcgcacccgccgccgccgccgccgccttgctcctactggccgtggcggcggccgccccccgcgccgccgggtTCCACCTCGGGGGCGACGAGAGCGTCCTCGTGCGGGGCATGCTCGCCGCGATCCGCCGCGAGCAGGCCGAGGCGGAGGACGCGGCGCGCTTCGCCGTCGCGGAGTACAACAAGAACCAG GGTGCTGAATTGGAATTTGCACGGATAGTGAAAGCCAAGCGTCAAGTTGTGACTGGTACCTTGCATGACCTGATGTTGGAGGTAGTTGATTCTGGAAAGAAAAGCCTGTATAGTGCAAAGGTATGGGTGAAGCCGTGGCTAGATTTTAAGGCAGTCGTCGAGTTCCGTCACGTTGGGGACTCCCAGTCACAGTCGGCCACTGCTGCTGATGATAACGCTGGGCAAG TTGTTTTTCCAGATACTGCTGATCCCACTGTGGCATCAAGGAACGACCTGCACAACACTGAGAACAATAAAGTCTCTGTTGTCCTGTCAACCTTTTCTCAG
- the LOC4338771 gene encoding cysteine proteinase inhibitor 3 isoform 2 precursor (isoform 2 precursor is encoded by transcript variant 2) — MLRRRGFCCCSGAPAAAAAALLLLAVAAAAPRAAGFHLGGDESVLVRGMLAAIRREQAEAEDAARFAVAEYNKNQGAELEFARIVKAKRQVVTGTLHDLMLEVVDSGKKSLYSAKVWVKPWLDFKAVVEFRHVGDSQSQSATAADDNAGQDTADPTVASRNDLHNTENNKVSVVLSTFSQTYSV, encoded by the exons AtgcttcgccgccgcggcttctgctgctgctccggcgcacccgccgccgccgccgccgccttgctcctactggccgtggcggcggccgccccccgcgccgccgggtTCCACCTCGGGGGCGACGAGAGCGTCCTCGTGCGGGGCATGCTCGCCGCGATCCGCCGCGAGCAGGCCGAGGCGGAGGACGCGGCGCGCTTCGCCGTCGCGGAGTACAACAAGAACCAG GGTGCTGAATTGGAATTTGCACGGATAGTGAAAGCCAAGCGTCAAGTTGTGACTGGTACCTTGCATGACCTGATGTTGGAGGTAGTTGATTCTGGAAAGAAAAGCCTGTATAGTGCAAAGGTATGGGTGAAGCCGTGGCTAGATTTTAAGGCAGTCGTCGAGTTCCGTCACGTTGGGGACTCCCAGTCACAGTCGGCCACTGCTGCTGATGATAACGCTGGGCAAG ATACTGCTGATCCCACTGTGGCATCAAGGAACGACCTGCACAACACTGAGAACAATAAAGTCTCTGTTGTCCTGTCAACCTTTTCTCAG